A single genomic interval of Picosynechococcus sp. PCC 7003 harbors:
- a CDS encoding peroxiredoxin-like family protein, giving the protein MDYLQFFQHTERQRVSDGQLTPLIPSGFTRPLMVLILSQLGDFDSLEYAWWLQKDADFCRGVDYVAVGIGDRRSGQKFCDYTGFPAEKLFIDPNATIHQELGLYRGLTWKIPGLKAGQNAWVNLMLMCAGIGSPGTLKEVLRGYTGDKQAPQLFADDEVVKAAPLPALKGEFFAAAGGKGFQRPLELATLRLRNMAEVLGNWSTYVPDAQYMTQRGATFLFAADGTLKYEHFDQNILGFAANMSRPLTFLENLPAVQRVA; this is encoded by the coding sequence GTGGATTATCTTCAGTTTTTTCAACACACAGAACGGCAGCGGGTGAGCGATGGTCAACTGACACCATTAATCCCGTCCGGTTTTACTCGACCCCTCATGGTGCTGATCCTATCCCAACTCGGCGATTTTGACAGTCTTGAGTATGCTTGGTGGCTCCAAAAGGATGCTGATTTCTGTCGCGGGGTAGATTATGTGGCAGTGGGCATTGGCGATCGCCGTTCTGGTCAAAAATTTTGTGACTATACGGGTTTCCCGGCCGAGAAATTATTCATCGATCCCAATGCAACCATTCATCAGGAACTGGGCCTATATCGCGGGTTAACCTGGAAAATTCCCGGACTCAAAGCAGGACAAAATGCTTGGGTAAATCTGATGCTGATGTGTGCTGGCATTGGCAGCCCAGGTACCCTCAAGGAAGTTTTGCGGGGTTATACGGGGGATAAACAAGCGCCCCAACTGTTTGCCGATGATGAAGTCGTTAAAGCGGCTCCTTTACCAGCCCTAAAGGGAGAATTTTTTGCGGCGGCTGGGGGGAAGGGTTTTCAGCGGCCCTTAGAATTGGCCACTTTGCGCCTGCGAAATATGGCTGAAGTCCTCGGCAATTGGTCTACCTATGTGCCCGATGCCCAGTACATGACCCAACGGGGAGCGACATTCCTCTTTGCGGCCGATGGCACGCTGAAATATGAACACTTCGACCAAAATATTCTAGGGTTTGCGGCGAATATGAGTCGGCCTTTAACCTTCCTGGAGAACCTGCCTGCGGTGCAGCGAGTGGCCTAG
- a CDS encoding PAS domain-containing protein → MVASHYSVAVLSTDINVYQRLQTLLVEEQPEDFQLVWLDLTATSALQSLGHHDLYLSDAPLTYLVDHAEVVQRWPWIGLTDEAALQDEMLRLGVLDCFLWSELTGPLLVHTLRVALRTMLGRTQGTLSAAPLGDFQGDRLQTLIQNIPGTVYRCLNTAEWHGIYFSETIEQLVGYPAADFLPGGDRHYASLIHPNDRAFVRQIIERKVQEKKPFALEYRLKHRDGTVRWVDERGQGVFDDQGNLLWLDGVIIDISEKKAIALELNQQAIYYYEKTPAMLHSMDATGQILAVSDRWLQVLGYERRQVIGCNVTDFLTPVSRHKAEQVLLPTLTTQGSVEDDAYQFIKKNGDILEVELAAVCEQTNHYSRLLVVLTDVTARNHLAQQVNRYQTHLEDLIEQRTQALAASQARLAQAQAIAHIGVWEWDIRTDQIYWSPETFQIFGFAPGEIHPNAETFFERLHPDDRDRIKASIESLLSGQQLPSSEYRIITPAGEVRYLKDYHELTRNEQGQPIFLGGAVQDITTMQQALNALAASEARLRAIFDQAALGIVQIDRTDHFSLVNQAFCQICGYSEAELQQLTWQELTHPEDIHICHEARAKLNRHKAASAVLEKRYRHRQGHFIWVKVICSYIYDNQGQPEYLLTIIEDITEYKQAAIALVESQHRYQKMVDGIPAIIYQYSPQRGGLFYSSQVQQILGYDMQHLLDHPALWHQSIHPEDIVDVDQVLQTLQAGRNFELEYRIRDAAGNWRWFYDCSFNIHTVNDGDLVIDGFALDITERKNFDKVLRHRLKLETMLADISHMMVVEANLDLEALLARLGQTFQADRMSIMLGQSDHATVERIAAWSAAPHLWLEDLQKIDLSPYPWWLDHWQKQEIILLNRKISLPPTAIAEQEFLDHLGVKAVLWIPIQDAEGKPWGYIECSSTAVDHLLWSKEDADILAIAGNLIYNYHQRQQANKQLELAKELAEAANHAKNQFLTSMSHELRTPLNAVLGFTQIMERSPDLSTDHQEYLSIIHRSGKHLLALLNDILNLAKFEKGTLKLNPNLFNLHDLLDDLAQMYALEIQHKNIQLDIHWDEQVPRYINADQAKLHSVLLHLLNNALKFTDSGCVQLAVKTLAQNPLRLQFSVTDTGIGIAETDFTKLFDNFVKLEAGDRMGRGSGLGLALSQKFVNLMGGEIVVSSQPGVGSCFSFELTSVTPANPMHLTLYPPQARDEQLPALTPEALQKFPPEWLKAFHQAALAARAQHLKALIDQLPPQATAIARALEILVQKFAFDTLAKLSQQRTPNDFSSSKGETGS, encoded by the coding sequence ATGGTTGCTTCTCATTATAGTGTCGCGGTTTTATCAACGGATATTAACGTTTACCAACGGCTGCAAACGCTTTTGGTAGAGGAGCAGCCTGAGGATTTCCAACTGGTTTGGCTTGATTTGACGGCGACGTCTGCGCTGCAAAGTTTGGGTCACCATGATCTTTATCTCAGTGATGCACCGCTGACTTATTTGGTTGACCATGCCGAGGTGGTGCAACGGTGGCCTTGGATTGGGTTGACCGATGAGGCAGCACTCCAGGATGAAATGCTGCGCCTTGGGGTTTTAGATTGTTTTTTGTGGTCTGAACTGACGGGGCCGCTGCTGGTACATACGCTGCGGGTTGCCCTACGGACGATGTTGGGCCGGACTCAGGGGACACTCTCGGCAGCACCTTTAGGCGATTTCCAGGGCGATCGCCTCCAAACGTTGATTCAAAATATTCCGGGCACGGTGTACCGATGTTTAAATACGGCGGAATGGCACGGGATCTATTTCAGCGAAACCATTGAACAATTGGTAGGTTATCCTGCGGCTGATTTTCTCCCAGGGGGCGATCGCCACTATGCCAGCCTCATCCACCCCAATGATCGGGCCTTTGTGCGCCAAATTATTGAGCGGAAAGTGCAGGAGAAAAAACCCTTCGCCCTCGAATACCGCCTCAAACATCGCGATGGCACAGTGAGATGGGTCGATGAACGGGGCCAAGGGGTCTTTGATGACCAGGGAAATCTGCTTTGGCTCGATGGGGTGATCATTGATATTTCCGAGAAAAAGGCGATCGCCCTGGAATTAAACCAACAGGCCATCTACTACTACGAAAAAACGCCGGCGATGTTGCATTCGATGGATGCGACGGGGCAAATCCTTGCGGTGAGTGATCGTTGGTTGCAGGTGCTGGGTTATGAACGGCGGCAAGTCATTGGCTGCAATGTCACTGATTTTTTGACGCCAGTCTCCCGCCATAAAGCAGAACAAGTCCTCCTGCCCACCCTAACCACCCAGGGCTCTGTAGAAGATGATGCCTATCAGTTCATCAAGAAAAATGGCGACATTTTAGAAGTGGAATTGGCGGCTGTCTGCGAGCAAACCAACCATTATTCGCGACTATTAGTGGTCTTGACGGATGTGACCGCCCGTAATCACCTGGCCCAACAGGTCAACCGCTACCAAACCCACCTAGAAGATCTCATCGAACAACGCACCCAAGCCCTCGCCGCCAGCCAAGCCCGCCTTGCCCAAGCCCAGGCGATCGCCCACATTGGCGTTTGGGAATGGGATATCCGCACCGATCAAATCTATTGGTCTCCAGAAACATTTCAGATCTTTGGCTTTGCCCCTGGTGAAATTCACCCCAATGCGGAAACCTTTTTTGAGCGGCTTCACCCCGACGACCGCGATCGCATAAAGGCCAGTATTGAAAGTCTCTTGAGCGGTCAACAGCTACCCAGTTCTGAATATCGCATTATTACTCCCGCCGGCGAAGTGCGTTATCTCAAGGACTACCACGAACTGACCCGGAACGAGCAGGGCCAACCTATTTTTTTAGGGGGGGCCGTGCAAGACATTACGACAATGCAGCAAGCCCTCAATGCCTTGGCCGCCAGTGAAGCCCGTCTACGGGCAATCTTCGACCAAGCCGCCCTGGGGATCGTACAAATTGACCGGACGGATCATTTCTCGCTGGTCAACCAAGCCTTCTGTCAGATCTGTGGCTACAGTGAAGCAGAATTACAGCAACTCACTTGGCAAGAACTCACCCATCCTGAAGATATCCATATCTGCCACGAAGCACGGGCCAAACTCAACCGCCACAAAGCGGCTAGTGCTGTTTTAGAAAAACGTTATCGTCACCGCCAGGGCCATTTTATTTGGGTCAAGGTGATCTGCTCCTATATCTATGACAACCAAGGCCAACCAGAATATCTTTTGACTATTATCGAAGACATTACTGAATATAAACAGGCGGCGATCGCCCTTGTTGAAAGCCAGCATCGCTACCAAAAAATGGTTGATGGGATTCCAGCGATCATCTACCAATATTCGCCCCAACGGGGTGGTTTGTTTTATTCCTCCCAGGTGCAACAGATCCTTGGCTATGACATGCAACATTTACTAGACCACCCAGCGCTCTGGCACCAATCGATCCACCCCGAAGATATCGTCGATGTCGATCAAGTCCTCCAGACCTTACAGGCCGGCAGGAACTTTGAGCTGGAATATCGGATCCGGGATGCCGCCGGCAATTGGCGCTGGTTCTATGACTGCTCCTTTAACATCCACACGGTCAACGATGGTGATCTTGTCATTGATGGTTTTGCCCTAGATATTACAGAGCGGAAAAACTTTGATAAGGTGCTCCGCCATCGTCTGAAGCTTGAAACCATGCTGGCTGATATTTCCCACATGATGGTGGTAGAAGCTAATCTCGATTTGGAGGCGTTACTGGCTCGACTGGGTCAAACCTTCCAAGCGGATCGAATGTCGATTATGCTCGGTCAATCCGATCACGCCACCGTCGAACGCATTGCTGCTTGGAGTGCGGCTCCCCATCTATGGTTAGAAGACTTACAAAAAATTGATCTAAGTCCCTATCCGTGGTGGTTAGATCATTGGCAGAAACAAGAAATAATTTTGCTCAATCGAAAAATCTCCCTACCGCCAACGGCGATCGCTGAACAGGAATTTTTAGATCACCTAGGGGTTAAGGCGGTGTTATGGATCCCGATCCAGGATGCAGAAGGGAAACCCTGGGGCTACATTGAGTGTTCTTCGACAGCGGTGGATCATCTGCTGTGGTCAAAGGAAGATGCGGATATTTTGGCGATCGCCGGCAACTTAATTTACAACTACCACCAACGGCAGCAGGCTAATAAACAACTCGAACTGGCAAAGGAATTGGCCGAGGCCGCAAACCATGCCAAAAACCAGTTCCTCACGAGCATGAGCCATGAACTGAGAACGCCCCTGAATGCGGTCCTAGGCTTTACGCAAATTATGGAGCGATCGCCTGACCTATCGACGGATCACCAGGAATACTTAAGCATCATCCATCGGTCGGGGAAACATCTCCTCGCCTTGCTCAACGATATTCTCAACCTGGCGAAGTTTGAAAAGGGCACCCTAAAACTGAACCCCAACCTGTTTAATCTCCACGATCTCCTGGATGACCTCGCCCAAATGTATGCCCTGGAAATCCAGCACAAAAATATCCAGCTTGATATCCATTGGGATGAGCAGGTGCCCCGTTATATCAACGCCGACCAAGCAAAACTCCATTCTGTGCTGCTCCACCTCCTGAATAATGCCCTCAAATTTACCGACAGTGGCTGCGTTCAACTGGCCGTAAAAACCCTGGCGCAAAATCCCCTCCGTCTCCAGTTCAGCGTTACAGATACAGGGATCGGCATTGCCGAAACAGATTTCACCAAACTCTTTGATAATTTTGTGAAATTAGAAGCCGGCGATCGCATGGGTCGAGGCAGTGGTTTGGGCTTGGCCCTCAGCCAAAAATTTGTCAATCTCATGGGCGGTGAAATCGTTGTCAGTAGCCAGCCTGGGGTCGGTTCTTGTTTTTCCTTTGAACTTACAAGTGTCACCCCAGCCAACCCGATGCACCTAACCCTCTATCCTCCCCAAGCACGGGACGAACAACTCCCAGCCCTAACCCCAGAGGCATTACAAAAATTTCCCCCGGAATGGTTAAAAGCCTTTCACCAAGCCGCCCTTGCCGCCAGGGCCCAACACCTCAAAGCCCTCATTGATCAACTGCCGCCCCAGGCAACGGCGATCGCCCGGGCCTTAGAAATCCTGGTGCAAAAATTTGCCTTTGATACCCTCGCCAAACTCAGCCAACAAAGAACCCCCAATGACTTTTCTTCATCAAAGGGGGAGACCGGGAGTTAG
- a CDS encoding lipopolysaccharide assembly protein LapB codes for MASHIIEKYYRPRAWVYGLSGLLFLLAGGLLVMPRFDQWMVARKTAAAAKVQPETTPDPAIALLEKDQQSYEIWLEKEPNNEKALRGLLDTSLKLNDLEKTATALDGLAQIHSDNPDYLVLLGQVKQEAKDYEGAAATYKKVLLTDPTHINALQGMVDLLLVQNRPEGAIELLQTTLKDMGQLTEEETIEIDPEKVTSIQLMLGQIYVAQKRFGEAIAIYDQAATVNKTDFRPVLAKAMVLKNQGNEAAAKPFFMTAINLAPATYKDQIKEMAVLSAADLKALEAVPTETDPEAEATE; via the coding sequence ATGGCGAGTCACATCATCGAAAAATACTATCGTCCCCGTGCCTGGGTCTATGGTCTTTCTGGGCTTCTGTTTCTGTTGGCAGGGGGGCTCTTGGTGATGCCACGCTTTGACCAGTGGATGGTGGCCCGGAAAACGGCAGCGGCGGCCAAGGTGCAGCCCGAAACAACCCCTGATCCGGCGATCGCCCTCCTCGAAAAAGACCAACAAAGTTATGAAATCTGGTTAGAAAAAGAACCCAATAACGAAAAAGCTCTCCGGGGTCTGTTGGATACCAGCCTCAAGCTCAATGATTTAGAAAAAACGGCCACCGCCCTCGATGGTCTGGCGCAAATCCACAGCGATAATCCCGATTATCTCGTGCTGCTAGGTCAGGTTAAACAGGAGGCCAAGGATTACGAAGGGGCCGCCGCGACTTACAAAAAGGTGCTGTTGACAGATCCCACCCACATCAACGCTCTCCAGGGCATGGTTGATCTGCTCCTGGTGCAAAATCGGCCAGAGGGAGCAATCGAACTGCTCCAAACCACCCTCAAGGACATGGGGCAATTAACGGAAGAAGAAACCATTGAAATCGACCCAGAAAAGGTTACATCTATTCAACTGATGTTGGGGCAAATTTACGTCGCTCAAAAACGCTTCGGGGAGGCGATCGCCATCTATGACCAAGCCGCCACAGTAAATAAAACAGACTTTCGGCCAGTCCTCGCCAAGGCCATGGTCTTAAAAAATCAAGGAAATGAAGCCGCTGCCAAACCCTTTTTCATGACAGCGATTAACCTTGCGCCTGCCACCTACAAAGACCAAATTAAGGAAATGGCCGTACTCAGTGCCGCAGATCTCAAGGCCCTCGAAGCCGTACCCACCGAAACCGACCCAGAAGCAGAGGCAACAGAATAA
- the ligA gene encoding NAD-dependent DNA ligase LigA translates to MSDAPQARLAQLRSQLQKAAYAYYVLDAPFMEDAVYDQLYRELVALETEHPQLITPDSPTQRIGDQPATQFTSVKHNIPLYSLENAFDFGELTQWEQRWQRALAGEIPRHSGYVCELKIDGSAIALTYENGILVRGATRGDGVTGEEITQNLRTIRTIPLRLNLDNPPPLVEVRGEAFLPLETFEKINQEREKAGENLFANPRNAAAGTLRQLDSRIVAARKLDFFAYTLHLPDFSNSPQLNSQWEALEFLKKMGFRVNPNRELCPDLAAVKNYFERWDKGRKKLSYLTDGVVVKLNDFSLQAELGFTQKFPRWAIALKYAAEEAPTIVKDIIVNVGRTGAVTPMAVMEPVQLAGTTVQRATLHNEDRIKELDIRIGDTVVIRKAGEIIPEVLRVLVDLRPEATVPYQFPSHCPECNSALVRPSGEAVARCVNSSCPAILRGSLVHWAGRDALDIQGLGEKNVILLIEHGLVQSIADIYDLTSEQLQSLPRLGQKSAANLIQAIAHSKNQDYARVLYGLGIRFVGKVNAEILAQNFPTLDQLQKATFAQLQGVYGIGEEIAQSVVDWFRVDANQQLIEKLKKAGLTFSQTQTAQTEINHQIAGKTFVITGTLPTLKRTEAAEKIKAAGGKVTGSISKNTDYLVAGENAGSKLDKARQLGVQELNESQLLDLLA, encoded by the coding sequence ATGTCCGACGCCCCCCAAGCCCGCCTGGCCCAACTGCGATCGCAACTGCAAAAAGCGGCCTACGCTTACTATGTCCTCGATGCGCCATTCATGGAGGATGCCGTTTATGACCAGCTTTATCGGGAACTGGTGGCCCTGGAAACGGAACATCCCCAACTCATTACCCCCGACAGTCCCACTCAGCGGATCGGCGATCAACCCGCCACCCAATTCACCAGCGTCAAGCACAATATTCCCCTCTATAGCCTAGAAAATGCCTTTGACTTTGGGGAACTAACCCAGTGGGAACAGCGGTGGCAGCGGGCTTTAGCCGGAGAAATCCCTCGCCATTCCGGTTATGTGTGCGAACTTAAAATCGATGGTTCGGCGATCGCCTTAACCTACGAAAACGGCATTTTAGTGCGGGGGGCCACCCGGGGCGACGGTGTGACAGGCGAAGAAATCACCCAAAATCTGCGCACCATTCGCACCATTCCTTTGCGTTTAAACCTCGATAATCCGCCTCCTTTAGTGGAAGTGCGGGGAGAAGCCTTTTTACCTTTAGAGACCTTTGAAAAAATTAACCAGGAGCGAGAAAAAGCGGGTGAAAATCTATTTGCCAATCCGAGAAATGCCGCCGCCGGTACTTTACGACAACTCGATTCTCGCATCGTTGCCGCGCGCAAGTTAGACTTTTTTGCCTACACCCTCCACCTCCCAGACTTTAGCAATTCTCCCCAACTAAACAGCCAATGGGAAGCCCTAGAATTTCTGAAAAAAATGGGTTTTCGGGTCAATCCAAACCGCGAACTTTGTCCTGATTTAGCTGCTGTAAAAAACTATTTTGAAAGATGGGATAAAGGCCGGAAAAAACTGTCTTACCTGACCGATGGGGTGGTCGTTAAACTGAATGATTTTTCCCTCCAGGCTGAGTTGGGCTTCACCCAAAAATTTCCCCGCTGGGCGATCGCCTTAAAATATGCTGCCGAGGAAGCTCCCACCATCGTCAAAGACATCATCGTCAACGTGGGCAGAACGGGTGCTGTCACTCCCATGGCCGTCATGGAACCGGTGCAATTAGCAGGGACGACGGTACAACGGGCCACCCTCCATAACGAAGACCGCATTAAAGAATTAGACATCAGAATCGGTGATACGGTTGTTATTCGCAAAGCAGGGGAAATTATCCCGGAAGTTTTACGAGTTTTAGTTGATTTACGCCCAGAAGCGACTGTTCCCTATCAATTCCCTAGCCATTGCCCCGAATGCAACTCAGCCCTGGTGCGTCCCTCTGGAGAAGCCGTTGCCCGTTGCGTCAACAGCTCATGCCCAGCGATTTTGCGGGGTTCCCTCGTCCATTGGGCTGGCCGTGACGCCCTCGATATCCAGGGTTTAGGCGAAAAAAATGTGATTCTTTTGATCGAGCATGGTCTAGTGCAATCCATCGCCGATATCTATGACCTGACCAGCGAACAATTACAATCTCTCCCGCGCCTGGGGCAAAAGTCAGCGGCAAATTTAATCCAGGCGATCGCCCACTCAAAAAATCAAGACTATGCCCGTGTTTTGTATGGTCTAGGTATCCGCTTTGTGGGGAAAGTGAATGCGGAAATTTTGGCGCAAAACTTCCCAACTTTAGACCAACTCCAAAAAGCCACCTTTGCCCAATTACAAGGGGTTTATGGCATTGGCGAAGAAATTGCTCAGTCCGTCGTCGATTGGTTCCGGGTTGATGCCAATCAACAATTAATTGAAAAACTGAAAAAAGCTGGCTTGACCTTTTCCCAAACCCAGACCGCACAAACCGAAATTAACCATCAGATTGCCGGTAAAACCTTTGTGATCACAGGTACCTTACCCACCCTCAAACGCACTGAAGCCGCCGAAAAAATCAAAGCTGCTGGCGGAAAAGTGACGGGTTCTATTAGTAAAAATACTGATTATCTTGTGGCTGGTGAAAATGCCGGATCTAAATTAGACAAAGCCCGTCAATTGGGGGTTCAAGAACTGAATGAAAGTCAGCTTTTAGATTTGTTGGCATAG
- a CDS encoding DUF6883 domain-containing protein, producing MTQSQPPIATQFLISQAKLTQYLLILLPKNDKSKFLSQAGYTFDNWQDRHDHLKTLAMKGKSEFLQQTPYGKKYKIKGELQGLGHKTLKVATIWMVADKIAKFVTLIPDKGE from the coding sequence ATGACGCAATCTCAACCACCAATTGCTACACAATTTTTAATTTCTCAAGCCAAGTTGACGCAATATCTACTCATCCTTCTTCCCAAAAATGATAAATCAAAGTTCCTATCCCAAGCCGGATATACTTTTGACAATTGGCAGGACCGGCACGATCACTTAAAAACACTAGCGATGAAAGGAAAATCTGAGTTTTTACAGCAGACACCGTATGGCAAAAAGTATAAAATCAAAGGAGAGCTGCAAGGGTTGGGTCACAAAACTCTTAAGGTTGCTACAATTTGGATGGTTGCCGATAAAATTGCCAAGTTTGTTACTTTGATTCCAGATAAAGGAGAATAA
- a CDS encoding DUF4926 domain-containing protein, whose protein sequence is MHEHYPLFSQVALSQDFPEYNLHWGDIATVVEYYQMTEQEDGYSLEGFNIPEITLEVAHSQIISISQWQKEQEIFQKIHKLSPEKLQELDQYINQLIA, encoded by the coding sequence ATGCACGAACATTATCCTCTTTTCAGTCAAGTTGCTCTATCCCAAGACTTTCCTGAATACAATCTACATTGGGGCGACATTGCGACAGTGGTTGAATATTATCAAATGACAGAACAAGAAGATGGCTATAGCTTAGAAGGATTTAACATTCCAGAAATCACATTAGAAGTGGCACATTCACAAATTATATCAATTAGTCAATGGCAGAAAGAACAAGAGATTTTCCAAAAAATCCACAAGCTTTCTCCCGAAAAATTACAGGAATTAGATCAATATATTAATCAATTAATTGCCTAG
- a CDS encoding PCP reductase family protein, giving the protein MTYPNFPDEIPWTEEAKTKYKNIPFYARSQARQTIEELAREEEVEEITAELVMRAQQKFGK; this is encoded by the coding sequence ATGACTTATCCTAATTTTCCTGACGAAATCCCCTGGACAGAAGAAGCAAAAACCAAATACAAAAATATTCCTTTCTATGCCCGCTCCCAGGCGCGACAAACCATCGAGGAGCTTGCCCGTGAAGAGGAAGTCGAAGAAATTACGGCAGAACTGGTGATGCGCGCGCAACAAAAATTCGGGAAATAA